The Leptospira sp. WS60.C2 genome includes the window GAGGCAGGTCTTTGGTTCAATGTAGAGGTTTCAGCCATAATGGGAGTTTTTTTCTTCCTATCCCTTAGACAAGGCGATTTTCGAAGAAAACCATTGAAAAACCTATGAAAATTGAACTTCAGAGTCGAAATTCCTGAATATTCGTTTACAAATCCGATCCCTTCCTTATTTTTCTTCCGTACTAACGAAATTTTTTTCAAATTGGAAAAAAATACCAAAAAACTGGGAATTTCATCAATCCTAGTTTGTTGAATAAAGAGTAACGAAAGTAGAATTTCACTAAGGGACAGGACGATATGAAAGCATCGAAACTAACCATCATGGGACTTGCGATACTTTTCACTGGTCTTACAGTTTGTAAGAAACCAGAAGCAGAAGTAACAGAAGCACCTAAAAAACCAGCAGAATTGTCTGCGGTAGTCGTATTTGCGGTAGGAGATTCAAAAATCCAACACGCAGACCAAACGGAAGAAAAAGCACAACTTGGTGCTCTTTTGAAAACAGGGGATAATGTAGTCACAGGCGACAATGGAAAAGTAGACATCCAATTTGCAGATGGCTCGAGCATTCGTATCTCTCCAAAGTCCGCGATTGACTTTGCAAAACTTTCACAAGACAATGCAGGAACAACAGACACTCAAATTGCTCTCGTTTCTGGAAAGGTTTTCGCGAAAGTTAACAAAGCTAAAAAAGAAGACAACTTTACTGTCGTAACACCAACTGCGATTGCGGGTGTGCGCGGAACTTCTTTCATCGTAGAAACAGCAGAAGGAAAACCTGCGAAAGTGAAAGTGGTGGAAGGTGCGGTTGCATTTGCTCCTCGTGTTCCAGCTCTTGAAAAACTTTCTGAAGAAGAAATTTCTAAAAATGCTGACCTTAAAAAACTCCAAGAGTCCATTGCAAAAGCTGAAGTGATCTTAGAAAAAGACCAAGCTTCTACTCAATCTGCAAAATCAGCAGAGCTTGCAAAATCTGCGGCTGACATTCAATCTTTGGATCTTTCAAAAGCATTCAAAACTACTGAGAAAGAAAAACTTGTGGTGGAAACTGCGAAGTTAACTAAAAACGAAGAACAAGAAATCAAAACCATCGTAACTGTTGATAAACAAACAGCAGAAGAGATCGTAAAACTAAGTGAATCAGCACAAACTGAAAAACTCGATGAATTGAAAAAACAAGAAATCGACACTAAGAAACAAGCGATCGAAAAAGAAGTTGCGAAGCGACAAGAAGAAGAGAAGAAAAAATTCGAAGAATCTTTAGCGAACCAACCAAAAGATTTTAAATCTAAAAAAGACATCGTAAACTACTACGAAAGAATCGAGAAGATCGTGTTAGTGGACGGAAAGACAGTGATTGGAGCGATCATCAACCAAGAAAATGGACAGTTGATTGTTCACACTGAAAATGGTGTTAAAAAAATTGATATGGATAATGTAGAAGAAGTCATTTACGACCTTCAACAAAAAGCCAAATTCTAAAAGAACCACACCCTTACGTAGAAAAGAAGCCTGGAGGAAAATGTTCCTTCGGGCTTTTTTTATGTACTCGTGTTTTTATATTCGTTCCAAAGGACACGGATTGCACTGATGAGAGGGCTTACCTCGATGAGAAGCAAATTGTTTTGGTATTTTACGAGAAGTGTGTTTTGGCCAAATCGATCCATTTCACCCCATTCCACCTGAAGTTCAGGGTGGTGGGCAAGGGCCTTTTGGATGATGACTTTTACTTCAAAATCGGAAAGAGTTTCATCTATTTCTCCTAAGTCCTTCAGTAGGGACAAAAAGAAGATTTCAGAAATCCTTTTTTGTAAAACCAGAGACTCCTCTTCGTTCATATCTACCATTTCGGTAGATTTCCTGAATCCTCGGCAAAATATTCATCGGCATGATAAGAAGAACGCACAAGTGGGCCTGATGCCACCGTTTTAAATCCAATCTTGTAGGCTACTTCCTTCCAATGAGCAAATTTCTCAGGTGGAACAAAGTTTTGTACTGGATAGTGTGTGGGACCAGGTTGTAGATACTGACCAATGGTTAACATTCGAACACCGTGGGCATATAAATCTTCTAGGCACTTTTGTACGTCTTCGTCTGTTTCACCGAGACCTAATATGAGGCCACTTTTGGTCACAAATCCATGTTTAGCAATGTGTTCCAATACTTCTAGGGAGCGTTGGTATTTCTTTTGAGGAGCAATGGTGGGAAAAAGACGTTCTACAGTTTCAATGTTATGGTTGATGATATTTGGTTTTGCTGAGTAAAGAATTTGTAACGATTCCTCGTTGGCTTTAAAATCTGGAATGAGCACTTCAATCGTACACTCTTTTCTGTATTCTTTGATCTTTGATACGGTTTCTGCAAAATGTTTGGCTCCACCGTCTTTTAAGTCGTCTCGGTTTACCGCTGTAAGCACCACGTGGCGAAGTTCTAGGGCTTCAACGGATCTTGCCACGCGTTCAGGTTCCATGGGGTCAAGCGCTCCCGGTTTTCCAAAGGCTACATCACAATACTGGCATCTTCTCGTACAGATATCACCAGCGAGCATATAGGTGGCAGTCCGTCTGTTCCAACAGTGATTGAGGTTTGGGCAACTAGCTGATTCGCAAACGGTGTGTAATTGTTTTGTTTCCACTTCTTCTCGTACAACAGACAGAGCATCTGTCTCTTTCGGGAAACTCACTCGTACCTTCATCCAATCCGGGAGGGGTTGGGTGGGGTTGATTTGTTTTGAGCGAGGTTTCTTTTTTAGTGGATTCATACCTTCTTTAGACTTTTTGAAATGAGGCCACTTTGTAAAATGGAAAAACATGAGGATCAACGCATTTCTTGCTAAATTAGGTTTAGGTTCCCGTAGAAAGGTCGAAGAATTGGTCCTCTCGGGTAGGGTCAAAATCAATGGAAGTACCATTACCGATTTGTCCTTTCAGGTGAAGGAAGGGGATGCCATCCTTTTTGATGGAAAACCATTGGAAAAAGAAGAAGGATCTGACAGTCGACCGAAAATCATCGCATTCAACAAACCTCCTGGGTATCTTACGTCCCACGAAGACAAACA containing:
- a CDS encoding lipoprotein LipL45: MKASKLTIMGLAILFTGLTVCKKPEAEVTEAPKKPAELSAVVVFAVGDSKIQHADQTEEKAQLGALLKTGDNVVTGDNGKVDIQFADGSSIRISPKSAIDFAKLSQDNAGTTDTQIALVSGKVFAKVNKAKKEDNFTVVTPTAIAGVRGTSFIVETAEGKPAKVKVVEGAVAFAPRVPALEKLSEEEISKNADLKKLQESIAKAEVILEKDQASTQSAKSAELAKSAADIQSLDLSKAFKTTEKEKLVVETAKLTKNEEQEIKTIVTVDKQTAEEIVKLSESAQTEKLDELKKQEIDTKKQAIEKEVAKRQEEEKKKFEESLANQPKDFKSKKDIVNYYERIEKIVLVDGKTVIGAIINQENGQLIVHTENGVKKIDMDNVEEVIYDLQQKAKF
- the lipA gene encoding lipoyl synthase encodes the protein MNPLKKKPRSKQINPTQPLPDWMKVRVSFPKETDALSVVREEVETKQLHTVCESASCPNLNHCWNRRTATYMLAGDICTRRCQYCDVAFGKPGALDPMEPERVARSVEALELRHVVLTAVNRDDLKDGGAKHFAETVSKIKEYRKECTIEVLIPDFKANEESLQILYSAKPNIINHNIETVERLFPTIAPQKKYQRSLEVLEHIAKHGFVTKSGLILGLGETDEDVQKCLEDLYAHGVRMLTIGQYLQPGPTHYPVQNFVPPEKFAHWKEVAYKIGFKTVASGPLVRSSYHADEYFAEDSGNLPKW